Proteins from a genomic interval of Enterococcus faecium:
- a CDS encoding glycoside hydrolase family 73 protein codes for MAKKKWKKQKRKNIRWPAVVAGVAVILLAFVFSLKNLSSPFTDNQQENEAQSHQQFIERLVPHAQELQDGYGVLPSIILGQAILESNWGKSTLASKYNNLFGIKAYGDQKKVSLETKEFVNEEWITIQGDFKVYDSWEQSMDDHTQLFVQGVDWNPALYEKVITATNYQEAAQALQDAGYATDPGYAQKIIQVIETYQLNQYDRR; via the coding sequence ATGGCGAAAAAAAAGTGGAAAAAGCAAAAGCGCAAGAATATCCGTTGGCCAGCAGTGGTTGCCGGTGTAGCAGTGATACTCTTAGCCTTTGTTTTTTCCTTGAAGAATCTGTCTTCTCCTTTTACTGATAATCAGCAAGAAAATGAAGCGCAATCCCATCAGCAATTTATTGAACGGCTTGTTCCGCATGCCCAAGAACTACAAGATGGTTATGGAGTGCTTCCTAGTATCATTTTAGGACAAGCTATATTAGAATCAAATTGGGGAAAAAGTACCTTGGCTAGCAAATACAATAATCTTTTCGGGATCAAGGCTTATGGGGATCAGAAGAAAGTAAGCCTGGAAACAAAGGAATTTGTTAACGAAGAATGGATAACTATCCAAGGAGACTTCAAAGTGTATGATTCATGGGAACAGTCCATGGATGACCATACACAACTGTTCGTCCAAGGAGTAGATTGGAATCCTGCGCTGTATGAAAAAGTGATTACGGCCACCAACTATCAGGAAGCCGCACAAGCATTGCAAGATGCAGGTTATGCGACAGACCCCGGTTATGCGCAAAAAATCATCCAGGTCATCGAGACGTATCAATTGAATCAGTATGACCGGAGATAG
- a CDS encoding M15 family metallopeptidase has product MNKFLGFGAVVIMIAAMGYVIFSDDDSHVQAGNQAVERTSTKTTASKEKNSQTTSSKVKDKETKDRTSKQLPDVKTDDWKLVLVGPDHKLEKEIDESTQLASLSNGYLIDKRIAPEYEAFAKAAEAAGFPLVMVSAYRSVSSQQQVFEQNVQDVMSRQGVSEEEATKITKETITEPGYSEHHTGLAVDVVDQNWYNSYPSTVLDASYGDHPGAKWIADNAAQYGFIVRYPKGHEDITKITYEPWHLRYVGKENAEYITKHQLTLEEYLNELNEK; this is encoded by the coding sequence GTGAATAAATTTTTAGGATTTGGAGCAGTTGTGATTATGATCGCAGCAATGGGCTATGTTATTTTTAGCGATGATGATTCGCATGTTCAAGCCGGCAATCAAGCAGTCGAACGAACAAGCACCAAAACAACTGCTAGTAAAGAAAAGAACAGTCAAACAACCAGCAGCAAGGTAAAGGACAAAGAAACAAAAGATCGTACGTCCAAACAATTGCCAGATGTTAAAACAGACGATTGGAAGCTAGTTTTGGTTGGTCCAGATCACAAATTAGAAAAAGAAATCGATGAGTCTACTCAATTGGCATCATTAAGTAACGGATACTTGATCGACAAACGCATTGCTCCAGAATATGAAGCATTTGCCAAGGCTGCTGAAGCAGCTGGATTTCCATTAGTGATGGTCTCAGCTTACCGGTCTGTATCATCCCAACAACAAGTTTTCGAACAAAATGTCCAAGATGTGATGAGTCGTCAAGGTGTATCAGAAGAGGAGGCGACAAAGATTACTAAAGAAACGATTACGGAGCCAGGATACAGCGAACACCACACAGGTCTGGCAGTCGATGTCGTCGATCAAAACTGGTACAACAGTTATCCTTCTACTGTATTGGATGCAAGTTACGGAGATCATCCTGGAGCTAAATGGATCGCAGATAATGCTGCGCAGTATGGATTTATCGTTCGTTATCCAAAAGGACACGAAGATATAACTAAGATCACATATGAACCTTGGCACTTACGTTATGTCGGTAAAGAAAACGCTGAGTATATCACCAAACACCAATTGACGCTAGAAGAATATCTGAATGAATTAAATGAAAAGTAG
- a CDS encoding Gfo/Idh/MocA family protein, whose amino-acid sequence MKKYQWGIVGLGTIAHEFAESFNQETSELTAVASRTSEKAENFAHRYNIPKAYGSYQEMLDDAEIDIVYIAVPNRQHIDHILAALEAGKHVLCEKAITMNKKELADAMRLAEEKNLILAEAMTIFNMPLYQQLRSIMDTGKLGALKMIQAPFGSYKEPDPKNRFFNPELAGGALLDIGTYAVSFARFFLSSQPEVVASTMVPFETGVDEQSVTILRNKENELAAVSLTFQAKMPKVGIVAFENGYVTIADYPRADRAEILFTDGTKEFIESGNTSEAMNYEIKNMVHMIEGDLPNRSLFLTKDVIEILDQMQVLWKNM is encoded by the coding sequence ATGAAAAAATATCAATGGGGAATCGTTGGTCTTGGTACCATCGCACATGAGTTTGCCGAAAGCTTCAATCAAGAGACGAGCGAACTAACAGCAGTTGCTTCCAGAACTTCAGAAAAAGCGGAAAACTTCGCTCACCGTTACAATATTCCAAAAGCTTACGGAAGCTATCAAGAAATGTTAGACGATGCTGAAATCGACATCGTGTACATTGCTGTACCAAATAGACAGCATATCGACCATATCTTGGCAGCATTGGAAGCAGGCAAACACGTTCTATGTGAAAAAGCCATCACGATGAATAAAAAAGAACTGGCTGACGCTATGCGCTTAGCAGAAGAAAAGAATTTGATCTTAGCAGAAGCGATGACAATCTTCAACATGCCACTTTATCAGCAGTTACGCTCAATAATGGATACAGGAAAACTGGGGGCTTTAAAAATGATCCAAGCACCTTTCGGCAGTTACAAAGAACCAGACCCTAAAAACCGGTTCTTCAATCCAGAATTAGCTGGAGGAGCTCTGTTGGATATCGGTACGTATGCTGTATCTTTCGCTCGTTTCTTTTTGAGCTCTCAACCTGAAGTAGTTGCCTCTACAATGGTTCCTTTTGAAACAGGCGTGGACGAACAATCCGTCACTATCTTGCGTAACAAAGAAAATGAACTTGCTGCTGTCAGCTTGACTTTTCAGGCAAAAATGCCAAAAGTCGGTATCGTTGCCTTTGAGAACGGTTATGTGACGATTGCTGATTACCCGCGTGCTGATCGTGCGGAGATCTTATTTACAGATGGTACAAAGGAATTCATCGAAAGCGGGAATACATCTGAAGCAATGAATTACGAAATAAAGAATATGGTACACATGATTGAAGGTGACTTGCCCAATCGCTCTCTCTTCTTGACAAAAGATGTCATCGAAATCTTGGATCAAATGCAAGTTCTATGGAAAAATATGTAA
- a CDS encoding aromatic acid exporter family protein, which translates to MRIGMRTVKTVISVFFSMVTAGSLSLLYWPAAGIIALLSVGNTKRSTLRTGMNRIAAFILATATALFSFFAVGYTIFGFSLFLFLFIPLASRFKLTEGIVVNSVLVTHYLVEENMSWQLIGNEAGLMAIGLVFALLANVYMPDRTKQLKENQIQIEKEFRNILRQMAEFLLSENKEDVQIKCEHLLTFIRESQEDAREHQENYWLRQPLYYETYFSMRRAQANVIKDMLENLERIQQPAYYGKHIYGLLIYTAETFSESNDGRQILARIEEVYVLYRQMPLPTSRPEFEDRAELFQFLQSFKSFIEIKAEFSQQKIQK; encoded by the coding sequence ATGCGTATAGGAATGCGAACAGTCAAAACAGTGATCAGTGTCTTCTTTTCGATGGTCACAGCGGGTAGCTTATCGCTGTTGTATTGGCCAGCTGCAGGGATCATTGCATTATTAAGTGTAGGAAATACCAAGCGCTCTACATTGCGTACGGGCATGAATCGAATCGCAGCCTTTATATTAGCTACGGCAACAGCACTGTTCAGTTTTTTTGCTGTTGGGTATACTATTTTTGGCTTCAGTCTTTTTTTATTCCTGTTCATCCCGCTTGCCTCTCGCTTCAAATTAACCGAAGGGATAGTAGTAAATTCGGTTTTGGTCACTCATTATTTAGTGGAGGAAAACATGTCTTGGCAGCTGATCGGCAATGAAGCGGGATTAATGGCGATTGGATTAGTATTTGCTTTGCTTGCAAATGTTTACATGCCAGATCGTACGAAGCAGCTGAAGGAAAACCAAATACAGATCGAAAAAGAATTTCGAAATATTTTGAGACAAATGGCAGAATTTCTTTTATCAGAAAATAAAGAAGATGTGCAGATCAAATGCGAACATTTACTGACATTCATTCGCGAAAGCCAAGAAGATGCCAGAGAACATCAAGAAAACTACTGGCTCAGACAGCCGCTATACTACGAAACTTACTTCTCTATGAGAAGAGCACAGGCCAATGTGATTAAAGACATGCTGGAAAATCTAGAGAGAATCCAGCAACCAGCTTATTATGGAAAACATATCTATGGTTTATTGATTTATACTGCAGAAACATTTTCAGAGTCAAATGATGGCAGACAAATTTTAGCACGTATTGAAGAAGTTTATGTATTGTATCGGCAAATGCCTCTGCCGACTAGTCGCCCTGAATTCGAGGATCGAGCAGAATTGTTCCAGTTTTTGCAGTCTTTTAAAAGTTTTATTGAAATCAAGGCAGAATTCTCCCAACAAAAAATCCAAAAATAG
- a CDS encoding FUSC family protein, which yields MQFGRFRLGMRTIKSALAVFLCILFFHLTQRGIPMIAALSAVFSLRQDLTTTVSFGKSRIIGNTLGGTLAIIYFFVKSYFHNDFLVELILLPILVIIVIVVSDGINNNSGIISAIATLLLIALSIPQGESALYAIQRVLDTFIGTFIAIGINFFLRPPETEKKEELSEDLVELQKKERLLRTNLQEIEAKIQKQKKNSED from the coding sequence ATGCAATTTGGCCGTTTTCGACTAGGTATGCGTACGATCAAAAGTGCCTTAGCTGTTTTTTTATGTATCTTGTTTTTTCATTTGACTCAACGAGGAATCCCGATGATTGCTGCATTATCTGCTGTTTTTTCTTTGCGTCAGGACTTGACTACAACCGTTTCTTTTGGAAAGTCTAGGATCATCGGCAATACATTAGGTGGTACATTAGCTATCATTTATTTTTTTGTCAAAAGCTATTTTCACAATGATTTTTTGGTAGAATTGATCTTGCTTCCTATTCTAGTTATTATTGTGATCGTCGTGTCAGATGGTATTAACAATAATTCCGGTATCATTTCCGCAATCGCTACGTTGTTGCTGATTGCGTTGAGCATCCCTCAAGGCGAATCCGCTTTGTATGCTATCCAACGTGTACTAGATACTTTTATAGGGACATTCATTGCAATCGGTATCAATTTCTTTCTTCGTCCTCCTGAAACAGAAAAGAAGGAAGAACTATCAGAAGATTTGGTCGAACTCCAAAAGAAAGAACGATTGCTAAGAACAAATTTACAAGAGATAGAAGCTAAGATCCAAAAACAAAAGAAAAATAGCGAGGACTAA
- a CDS encoding flotillin family protein, protein MEIPVVFIAIAIAALILLMLLIVFVAKYQTAKPDEALIISGSYLGSKNVHIDESNNKIKIVRGGGAFVLPVFQRSNRISLLSSKLDVSTPEVYTEQGVPVMCDGTSIIKIGSSVEEIATAAEQFLGKTREELENEAREVLEGHLRSILGSMTVEEIYQNRDKFSQSVQEVASVDLAKMGLIIVSFTIKEVRDKNGYLDSLGKPRIAQVKRDADIAEAEALKETRIKKAQAEKESQAAELQRQTEIAESLKEKELKLATYKQEQDVAKAKADQAYNLESARAQQQVIEQEMQIKIVERQKQIELEEKEITRREKQYDSEVKKKADADRYAKEQEAQAQKVKEVTEAEAERFRVEALAEAEANKTRLAGQAEAEAALAKGKAEAEAKQKIANAFKEYGEAAVLSMVIDMLPQLMREAAQPLGNIEKISVVDTGSSSGETSGANRVTNYATNLLSSTQETLKATTGLDLKEIVENLSTRGTTSQVNMYEAPKEAEQNSMKEE, encoded by the coding sequence ATGGAAATACCAGTTGTTTTTATCGCGATCGCAATCGCAGCTTTGATTTTACTGATGTTGCTGATCGTCTTTGTAGCGAAGTACCAGACAGCAAAACCGGATGAAGCGTTGATCATCAGTGGAAGTTATTTAGGAAGCAAAAATGTGCACATTGATGAAAGCAATAACAAAATCAAAATTGTGCGTGGAGGTGGCGCATTCGTCTTGCCAGTTTTTCAACGTTCGAATCGGATCAGTCTATTATCGAGTAAATTGGACGTCTCCACCCCTGAAGTGTATACGGAACAAGGCGTACCGGTGATGTGTGATGGTACTTCGATCATCAAAATCGGTTCATCTGTAGAAGAGATTGCTACAGCAGCAGAACAGTTTTTAGGCAAGACAAGAGAAGAACTGGAAAATGAAGCAAGAGAAGTATTAGAAGGACACTTGCGCTCGATTCTTGGTTCTATGACTGTAGAAGAAATCTATCAAAATCGCGATAAGTTCAGTCAAAGCGTACAAGAAGTCGCTTCTGTAGACCTTGCAAAAATGGGGTTGATCATCGTTTCTTTCACTATCAAAGAGGTCAGAGACAAAAACGGTTATCTTGACTCTTTAGGGAAACCAAGAATCGCCCAAGTCAAAAGAGATGCAGATATAGCAGAAGCGGAAGCTCTAAAAGAAACGCGTATCAAAAAAGCTCAAGCAGAAAAAGAATCACAAGCAGCTGAATTACAGCGACAAACAGAGATCGCAGAATCATTAAAAGAAAAAGAACTGAAATTAGCAACCTACAAACAAGAACAAGATGTTGCTAAAGCAAAAGCAGACCAAGCCTACAATTTAGAAAGTGCCCGAGCACAACAACAAGTAATCGAACAGGAAATGCAGATTAAAATCGTAGAACGTCAAAAACAAATCGAACTGGAAGAAAAAGAAATCACACGTCGTGAAAAGCAATATGATTCGGAAGTGAAGAAAAAAGCAGATGCCGATCGGTACGCTAAAGAACAAGAAGCACAAGCTCAAAAAGTCAAAGAAGTGACTGAAGCCGAAGCAGAACGATTCCGTGTGGAAGCACTGGCAGAAGCGGAAGCCAATAAGACACGTTTAGCTGGACAAGCAGAAGCCGAAGCAGCACTAGCAAAAGGAAAAGCAGAAGCCGAAGCAAAACAAAAGATCGCCAATGCCTTCAAGGAATATGGCGAAGCAGCTGTCTTGAGTATGGTTATCGATATGCTACCGCAATTGATGCGCGAAGCAGCACAGCCGCTAGGAAATATCGAAAAAATCTCTGTTGTCGATACAGGAAGCAGTTCAGGAGAAACCAGTGGAGCGAACCGAGTGACAAATTATGCCACAAATTTGCTTTCTTCTACTCAAGAAACACTAAAAGCGACAACAGGACTTGACTTGAAGGAAATCGTAGAGAATTTGTCGACACGTGGGACTACTAGCCAAGTAAATATGTATGAAGCGCCAAAAGAGGCAGAACAAAACTCGATGAAGGAAGAATAA
- a CDS encoding NfeD family protein: MIGGIALETIYWYTLLICAGLAVLLIIFGDVFDFDGPLDPMLIIPWLTFTSLFGFLGERLTDQSSLFLFIASGGISIVLVFLLNFYILMPMKHAESTMSSSEKTLEGQVAVVITPIPVRGMGEIQLKSVTGSISRPACFYSPQEQTAERGTKVLIIEIKERICYVMPYESMIKA, from the coding sequence ATGATAGGGGGAATCGCACTTGAGACGATTTATTGGTATACATTGCTGATTTGTGCAGGATTGGCAGTCCTATTGATTATTTTTGGAGATGTATTCGATTTTGATGGCCCGCTTGATCCGATGCTTATTATCCCTTGGTTAACTTTCACAAGCTTATTTGGTTTTCTAGGTGAGCGTTTAACAGATCAATCATCTTTATTTTTATTTATTGCTAGTGGAGGCATATCGATAGTGTTGGTATTTTTGCTTAATTTCTATATATTGATGCCGATGAAACATGCCGAATCAACGATGTCGTCTTCTGAAAAAACTCTGGAAGGACAAGTAGCTGTTGTGATCACACCGATCCCTGTACGAGGTATGGGAGAAATTCAGTTGAAAAGTGTTACCGGTTCCATTAGTCGTCCAGCTTGTTTTTACAGCCCCCAAGAACAGACAGCTGAGCGGGGAACGAAAGTATTGATCATTGAGATCAAGGAAAGAATCTGTTATGTCATGCCTTATGAAAGCATGATAAAAGCTTAA
- a CDS encoding ATP-binding protein: MFPFFKKKPLKLQNTIILVVCFSTFVSLIVSAILIRNFILSMNRSSVSDKISSIAKIVANDKLIQKKLQTGDPTHAIQGITNEIMIASNLDFIVVMDPEGIRYSHADPSYIGLPFSSHEDVKKVIGGQEFFSEKEGMLGFGFRYFVPIYYDQEIIGAVCVGLTNNTIDNQVKDGQKMKKVLLGLEPQEIAEQLSEKTIIENEVDEGILAISSDKTILLINTPAKNIFYQTEQLLDFEVGKKISDNLYDVLFKETIEHQTTVRTQSMYLNGIETISSVTPLFSNDRFLGAVATLRNRSEVMKLMEELGGTKQYINSMRAQTHEFMNKLHVISGLIDLKKYEEVTHFIQQLNQNYKKEIGQVSSLIKVPAIAGFLLGKINEAKEQSVEMLLESDSFIPKMEMDDSIHSLLQVLGNLLDNAKEAVLQKHERNGQVRIHLNYDTEAEVFIVTVCDDGVGISEEISEKIFTLGFSTKGINRGFGLNLIHSIVKRHGGFLEFSKQTNGGTIVYLELPKKEDQNDDKCPDNRR, from the coding sequence ATGTTTCCTTTTTTTAAGAAAAAACCATTAAAGCTCCAGAACACGATCATCCTTGTCGTTTGTTTCTCCACATTCGTTTCTTTGATTGTTTCTGCCATATTGATCAGGAATTTTATTCTTTCGATGAACCGATCTAGTGTGTCAGATAAAATCTCTAGCATTGCTAAAATCGTTGCCAATGATAAACTCATCCAAAAAAAGCTGCAGACTGGTGACCCGACACATGCGATTCAAGGAATAACAAATGAAATCATGATTGCATCGAATTTAGATTTTATCGTTGTCATGGACCCTGAAGGCATTCGATATTCTCACGCAGACCCAAGTTACATCGGTCTTCCTTTCTCAAGTCATGAAGATGTGAAAAAAGTGATTGGAGGACAAGAATTTTTCTCTGAAAAAGAAGGAATGTTAGGGTTCGGCTTCCGCTATTTCGTCCCTATTTATTATGATCAAGAGATTATTGGTGCAGTTTGTGTTGGCTTAACAAACAACACGATTGACAATCAAGTCAAAGATGGACAAAAAATGAAAAAAGTACTGCTTGGACTTGAACCACAAGAAATAGCAGAACAGTTAAGTGAAAAAACGATTATCGAAAATGAAGTAGATGAAGGAATCTTAGCCATCTCTTCTGATAAAACTATCCTCTTGATCAATACACCTGCAAAAAACATTTTCTACCAAACAGAGCAGCTATTGGATTTCGAAGTAGGAAAAAAAATCAGTGATAATCTATATGACGTTTTGTTTAAAGAGACGATTGAGCATCAAACGACCGTTCGGACTCAATCCATGTATTTAAATGGGATAGAAACTATTTCTAGCGTTACACCTCTTTTTAGCAATGACCGTTTTTTAGGAGCAGTCGCAACTTTACGAAATCGATCAGAAGTAATGAAATTAATGGAGGAGCTTGGGGGGACGAAACAATATATAAACTCCATGAGAGCTCAAACCCATGAATTCATGAATAAACTTCATGTCATTTCTGGTTTGATTGATTTGAAGAAGTATGAAGAAGTCACCCATTTTATCCAGCAGCTAAATCAAAATTATAAAAAAGAGATTGGCCAAGTCTCAAGTCTGATCAAAGTACCTGCAATTGCCGGTTTTTTATTAGGCAAAATAAACGAAGCCAAAGAACAATCTGTTGAAATGCTGTTAGAAAGCGATTCTTTTATCCCTAAAATGGAGATGGATGACTCCATCCATTCACTTTTGCAAGTGTTAGGGAACTTACTTGATAATGCAAAAGAAGCCGTGCTACAAAAACATGAAAGAAACGGACAGGTCCGGATTCATTTAAACTATGACACAGAAGCTGAAGTATTCATCGTGACCGTCTGCGATGACGGTGTCGGGATATCAGAAGAAATCTCAGAAAAAATATTTACGCTAGGTTTTTCGACGAAGGGAATCAATCGTGGGTTTGGATTGAATCTCATCCATTCAATCGTCAAACGCCACGGTGGATTTTTAGAATTTTCCAAACAAACAAATGGCGGTACAATCGTCTATCTAGAATTACCAAAAAAGGAAGATCAAAATGATGACAAATGTCCTGATAATCGAAGATGA
- a CDS encoding response regulator, with the protein MMTNVLIIEDDPMVAELNRTFVESIPNMNVIESFRNVEEGKKYFRQKNADLLLLDVYMPGESGIHFLSWLRQQGNDIPVILITAADDIETIKNVIRYGALDYLIKPFTLQRFQLAIEKYLAFSQTIQTTEKADQKLIDQVFNHTTPIHEIPSFIDLPKGLSKLTLKKISAFILKEDTIFSTKELAQKSSLSRISVKKYLNFLVEQDILNERIKYLEIGRPLTCYELTKNGRKKLTDYC; encoded by the coding sequence ATGATGACAAATGTCCTGATAATCGAAGATGATCCAATGGTTGCAGAATTGAATCGTACTTTTGTGGAAAGCATCCCTAATATGAACGTAATCGAAAGTTTCAGAAATGTAGAAGAAGGAAAAAAATATTTCAGACAAAAAAACGCAGATCTGCTGCTGCTTGATGTATACATGCCTGGCGAAAGTGGTATCCATTTTTTATCTTGGCTTAGACAGCAAGGAAATGATATCCCAGTGATTTTGATCACTGCTGCAGATGATATCGAAACCATAAAGAATGTGATCCGCTACGGTGCCTTAGATTATTTGATCAAACCGTTCACTTTGCAACGTTTTCAGCTGGCGATCGAAAAGTATCTTGCTTTCTCTCAGACAATCCAAACGACTGAAAAAGCCGATCAGAAATTGATCGATCAAGTATTCAACCACACCACTCCCATTCACGAAATACCATCATTCATCGATTTGCCTAAAGGTCTGTCAAAACTGACTTTAAAAAAAATAAGTGCATTTATTCTAAAAGAAGATACTATTTTTTCAACAAAAGAACTGGCTCAAAAAAGCTCACTGTCACGTATATCCGTCAAGAAATATTTGAATTTTTTAGTAGAACAAGATATATTGAACGAAAGAATCAAATATTTGGAAATCGGCCGGCCGCTAACCTGTTATGAATTGACAAAGAATGGGCGGAAAAAGCTCACAGATTACTGTTGA
- a CDS encoding 2-hydroxyacid dehydrogenase, with the protein MRIACYGVRPNEIDFFEKLNIYHYDLSLYEELLTHDNIVSAKDHDAVLLRGNCIADETNLAKMQEYGIRYVFTRTVGVNHIDLQAAADFGMTVARVPSYSPNAIAELSLTFAMMLLRNTAYTTIRTSFKDFRVDEQMFSREIRNCTVGIIGTGRIGLTEAVLFKGLGAKVIGYDIHQTEAAKKVLTFHSLEELLAKSDIVSIHVPHIPGENDQMINEGFLAQMKKGSILINTARGELQDNEAILRALKSNHLAGFATDVFANETEVFFRSFKPWETIPDPAIQQLVEMYPRVLVTPHVGSNTDEALSNMISTSFENFREIIETGKTKNEVSLPKARQLR; encoded by the coding sequence ATGAGAATCGCATGTTACGGTGTTCGTCCGAACGAGATAGATTTTTTTGAAAAATTGAATATTTACCATTATGATCTCAGTCTTTATGAAGAACTGTTGACACATGACAATATCGTGTCAGCAAAGGACCATGATGCTGTATTGTTGAGGGGAAATTGTATAGCAGATGAGACCAATCTTGCAAAAATGCAGGAATATGGGATTCGTTATGTTTTTACACGGACTGTGGGAGTCAATCATATCGATCTACAAGCGGCAGCTGATTTTGGTATGACAGTAGCCCGTGTACCATCGTATTCGCCAAATGCGATAGCAGAGTTATCTTTGACTTTTGCCATGATGCTTTTGAGAAATACTGCGTATACGACGATCCGAACATCTTTCAAAGATTTTCGAGTGGATGAGCAAATGTTTAGTCGTGAAATCAGAAATTGCACAGTAGGGATCATAGGAACAGGCAGGATAGGGTTGACGGAAGCTGTTTTGTTTAAGGGACTAGGAGCCAAAGTGATCGGCTACGATATTCATCAGACAGAAGCTGCTAAAAAAGTATTGACGTTCCACTCGCTTGAAGAGTTATTAGCCAAAAGCGATATTGTCAGTATTCATGTACCTCATATCCCAGGTGAAAACGATCAAATGATCAATGAAGGATTTTTAGCTCAAATGAAAAAAGGCAGCATCTTGATTAATACAGCCCGTGGAGAGCTTCAAGATAATGAAGCTATTTTAAGAGCTTTGAAAAGCAATCATTTAGCTGGTTTTGCAACCGATGTTTTTGCAAATGAAACAGAGGTTTTTTTCCGATCCTTCAAGCCATGGGAGACGATTCCAGACCCTGCTATCCAGCAATTAGTAGAAATGTACCCTAGAGTTCTTGTAACCCCGCATGTAGGTTCAAATACAGATGAGGCATTATCAAATATGATTTCGACAAGTTTCGAGAACTTTCGTGAAATAATAGAAACTGGAAAAACGAAAAATGAGGTATCTCTTCCTAAAGCCCGTCAATTAAGATAA
- a CDS encoding AEC family transporter, producing the protein MTSTVFIILLGFVCRKKGIFSESVGKILSKVVLTVALPALAFRAFMQDINTELLMQGINVLIWGLVIYIILILVSKPFFLSYKGDKQTTLRVLTIFGSTTFFGTPIVSAIYGPVGVMYSSIFNIGYRIFLYSYGYIKMSGLKMEAKNIKAMFVNPIIIATFAGLFIWLFQGYLPQVSVTGAEGEISQVAFLRIDQTAPWLFQPMDYLAGLSSPLAWLAIGATLGEVSFKKAASEKTSWYYSLVKVVFVPALNIVILAVLTATNILPVNFEALATIVIMMATPAATVAAAYAISFDREALLASNASLLSTIFAVVLTPVWIVVLQMIHGIGLFS; encoded by the coding sequence ATCACTTCAACAGTTTTTATTATATTATTAGGGTTTGTTTGTAGAAAAAAGGGGATTTTTTCTGAATCTGTTGGAAAAATTCTATCGAAAGTCGTCTTAACAGTGGCTTTGCCAGCACTGGCATTTCGAGCTTTCATGCAAGATATCAATACAGAATTACTGATGCAAGGAATCAATGTCTTGATTTGGGGATTAGTTATTTATATTATTCTTATTCTAGTTTCAAAACCTTTTTTCTTAAGCTATAAAGGGGATAAGCAAACAACGTTGCGTGTCCTGACGATCTTTGGTTCTACGACCTTTTTCGGAACGCCTATCGTCAGTGCGATTTATGGTCCTGTCGGCGTGATGTATTCCTCAATTTTCAATATTGGCTACCGAATCTTTTTGTATTCTTATGGATACATAAAAATGAGTGGCTTGAAGATGGAAGCTAAAAATATCAAAGCGATGTTCGTCAATCCAATCATTATCGCTACTTTTGCCGGCCTTTTCATTTGGCTGTTCCAAGGGTATCTGCCACAAGTGTCAGTTACAGGTGCAGAAGGAGAGATAAGCCAAGTAGCGTTTTTGCGAATTGACCAGACTGCACCGTGGCTATTTCAGCCGATGGATTATTTAGCTGGTTTAAGTTCACCATTGGCGTGGCTAGCAATCGGCGCAACATTAGGTGAAGTAAGCTTCAAAAAAGCTGCATCTGAAAAAACTTCATGGTATTACAGTCTAGTCAAAGTGGTATTTGTACCTGCATTGAATATCGTGATTCTAGCAGTTTTGACGGCAACGAATATTCTACCAGTCAATTTTGAAGCACTGGCAACAATCGTTATCATGATGGCTACACCAGCTGCAACAGTGGCAGCAGCCTATGCTATCAGTTTTGATAGGGAGGCACTTTTAGCCTCCAATGCATCCTTACTGTCAACTATTTTTGCTGTGGTACTGACACCTGTATGGATCGTTGTATTACAAATGATTCATGGCATAGGTTTATTTTCATAA